A single region of the Syngnathus acus chromosome 6, fSynAcu1.2, whole genome shotgun sequence genome encodes:
- the ambra1b gene encoding activating molecule in BECN1-regulated autophagy protein 1b isoform X2, translating to MEKGPANPPRSRPAPPSQQRDVVPSQESVRLLSAAGSRGWQTCSSQRLLHLLVEEKVCGMKWQSQKVELPDSPRSTFLLAFSPDRTLMASTHVNHNIYITEVKTGKCLHSLVGHRRTPWCVTFHPTIPGLVASGCLDGEVRIWDLHGGSESWFTDSNVAIASLAFHPTAQLLLIATNNELHFWDWSRPEPFAAVKTGSDAERVRLVRFDPLGHNLLTAILNPSSNQQSEDDSEVPMDSVEQLPHPHFRQRSFLPQPVRRTPILHNFLHILSSRSPNAQSPSEQARPLADTTESPAAPLGHFVSTERGVSFLECTRFLGMACMCSHCSANRGPPGVSSEAPQTPPSSVASSAARTEPRPSAFTSLYYGGNGDPNSTSRPGPDWTRSLLSMREGGAGANVLPPRTSSSSSLGLLAALRQQDSSSHSPVYTSASDGRGFSQQGDGSGTSSGHHPFWDGSRGNPASFRNVLQCNLSRYFLEFERMQDLEPPPAGGQEPSQELLNNNVDSDRAGPSSSSPTIIHYQPPPPPPPSSTPQAPEPGGSRGHLNRCRACHNLLTFNHDSQRWERTNQTSSTSSSSALQPTSALSSSPSPSPDGPVPSAGSSLDSQRRPVPTTAPAAAFPLPSSAEQTVGLVYNQDTAQWERVYRQAATRAPDPSEALSQEMPVDPSPVDEDYLRRRLLESSLMSLSRYDMTGSRDHPIYPDPARLSPAAYYAQRMIQYLSRRDSIRQRSPRYQQNRLRAMSSSSSDGPAGSVSGSVENPDVDFDELDDNSERARHRAPRNARMSAPSLGRFVPRRFHLPEYLPYAGIFHHERGQPGLATHSSVNRVLAGASIGDGQSAVASNIANTTYRLQWWDFTKFDLPEISNASANVLVPNCKIYNDASCDISADGQLLAVFIPSSQRGFPDEGILAVYSLAPHNLGEMLYTKRFGLNAISVSLSPLGCYVMVGLASRRILLHPTTDHMVAQVFRLQQPHGGETSIRVFNVVYPMAPDQRRHVSINSARWLPDPGLGLAYGTNKGDLVICRPVFYRSDGESATESGAEPLFSVNNGSGGRTRGSDRPGPSRSGWRLDRDMGLMNAIGLQPRNPAPSVTSQGTQTPVVQLQNAETQTELSEPGAARLRAAPPAGLAADGLESQTAGASDGSHGGRALGEVPANAGEVPEGGGSSEDALARIHRLIAERGMTAVVQREQSTTMASMGGFGNNIIVSHRIHRGSQTGARTGRTAVGPAAVAASSGASLVGRAADPPERLAPPWGPRSAEGADDVFDGGSAEEDSLPGPSSSSPPSRHSSFQGDPYSR from the exons ATGGAGAAAG gACCAGCCAATCCCCCCCGGtcccgccccgcccccccgTCCCAACAGCGTGATGTCGTCCCGTCCCAGGAATCGGTGCGCCTCCTGTCCGCGGCGGGAAGCCGCGGTTGGCAGACGTGCAGCTCGCAGCGCCTCCTGCATTTGCTGGTGGAGGAGAAGGTGTGCGGGATGAAGTGGCAGAGCCAG AAAGTTGAGCTGCCTGACAGCCCCAGATCCACCTTCCTGTTGGCCTTCAGCCCTGACCG GACCCTTATGGCCTCCACGCACGTCAACCACAACATTTACATCACGGAAGTCAAGACCGGGAAGTGCCTCCATTCCCTGGTGGGCCACCGTAGGACCCCCTGGTGTGTGACCTTTCATCCCACCATTCCTGGCCTAGTGGCCTCCGGATGCCTTGACGGCGAAGTCCGCATCTGGGACTTGCAC GGCGGCAGCGAGAGCTGGTTCACAGACAGCAACGTGGCCATCGCCTCGCTGGCCTTCCACCCGACCGCTCAGCTCCTCCTCATCGCCACCAACAACGAGCTGCATTTTTGGGACTGGAGTCGACCGGAACCCTTCGCCGCCGTCAAGACTGGCAGCGACGCCGAGCGAGTGCG GTTGGTGCGGTTTGATCCGCTGGGGCACAACCTTTTGACGGCCATCTTGAACCCGTCGTCCAATCAGCAG aGCGAGGACGATTCCGAGGTTCCCATGGACAGCGTGGAGCAGCTGCCGCACCCTCACTTCCGCCAGCGTTCCTTCTTGCCTCAGCCCGTTCGCCGCACGCCCATCCTGCACAACTTCCTGCACATCCTGTCGTCCCGCTCTCCCAACGCGCAGAGCCCCAGCGAGCAAGCGCGGCCCCTGGCCGACACCACGGAATCGCCCGCCGCCCCCCTGGGCCACTTTGTCTCCACGGAGCGCGGGGTGTCTTTCCTGGAATGCACCCGCTTCCTGGGCATGGCGTGCATGTGCAGTCACTGCTCGGCCAACCGCGGGCCGCCTGGCGTGTCGTCGGAAGCCCCCCAGACCCCGCCTTCTTCGGTCGCCTCCTCGGCGGCCCGCACGGAGCCGCGCCCCTCAGCCTTCACCTCGCTCTACTACGGCGGCAACGGCGATCCCAACTCCACCTCCAGACCGGGACCGGACTGGACGCGCAGCTTGCTGAGTATGAGGGAGGGCGGCGCCGGCGCCAACGTGCTGCCGCCCAGGACCTCGTCGTCGTCTTCGCTCGGCCTCCTGGCGGCGTTGCGTCAGCAGGACAGCTCGTCCCACTCGCCGGTGTACACCTCGGCCAGCGACGGGCGGGGCTTCTCCCAGCAAGGGGACGGCTCGGGCACCAGCAGCGGGCACCACCCCTTCTGGGACGGCTCCCGCGGCAACCCCGCCTCCTTTCGGAACGTGTTGCAGTGCAATCTGAGCCGCTACTTCCTGGAGTTTGAGCGCATGCAGGACCTGGAGCCTCCGCCGGCGGGTGGCCAGGAACCGAGCCAGGAGCTTCTCAATAACAACGTGGACTCGGACAGAGCCggcccttcctcctcctcccccaccatCATCCATTACCAgcccccgccgccgcctcccccttcctccacTCCCCAAGCCCCGGAGCCGGGGGGCTCTCGGGGGCACCTGAACCGCTGCCGCGCCTGTCACAACCTGCTGACCTTCAATCACGATTCTCAACGTTGGGAGCGCACCAACCagacctcctccacctcctcctcatccgCCCTGCAGCCCACTTCTGCCTTGTCCTCCTCGCCCTCTCCTTCGCCTGACGGTCCTGTCCCGAGCGCCGGGAGTTCTCTGGACAGCCAGCGACGGCCAGTGCCCACCACTGCGCCGGCGGCAGCTTTCCCTCTGCCGTCGTCTGCCGAGCAGACTGTGGGTTTGGTGTACAACCAGGACACGGCCCAGTGGGAGAGGGTGTACCGCCAGGCCGCCACCCGTGCCCCCGACCCCTCCGAGGCCTTAAGCCAGGAAATGCCTGTGGATCCCTCACCCGTGGACGAGGACTACCTCCGAAG GAGACTTCTAGagtcttctctcatgtcgctGTCTCGCTACGACATGACCGGATCTCGGGACCACCCCATCTATCCCGACCCGGCCAG GCTGTCGCCCGCAGCGTACTACGCCCAGAGAATGATCCAGTATTTGTCCAGACGGGACAGTATCCGTCAGCGCTCTCCTCGCTACCAGCAGAACCGCCTGCGGGCCATGTCTTCGTCTTCATCCGACGGGCCGGCCGGAAGCGTGTCGGGCTCCGTGGAGAACCCCGACGTGGACTTTGACGAGTTGGA TGATaacagcgagcgagcgcggcACAGGGCGCCCCGGAACGCCAGGATGTCAGCGCCGTCATTGGGTCGCTTCGTGCCAAG GCGCTTCCATCTTCCCGAGTACCTGCCTTACGCCGGAATCTTCCACCACGAGAGAGGCCAGCCGGGCTTGGCCACGCACTCGTCCGTCAACAGGGTGCTCGCCG GCGCGTCCATCGGCGACGGCCAGTCTGCAGTGGCGAGCAACATTGCCAACACAACGTACCGCCTGCAGTGGTGGGACTTCACCAAGTTTGACCTGCCCGAGATCAGCAACG CCTCTGCCAATGTGCTGGTGCCAAACTGTAAGATTTACAACGACGCCAGTTGCGACATCTCGGCCGACGGTCAGCTGCTGGCTGTCTTCATTCCCAGCAGTCAGCGCGGGTTTCCCGATGAGGGAATCCTCGCAGTCTACTCCTTGGCGCCGCACAACCTCGGGGAGATGCTTTATACCAAAAGATTTG GTCTGAATGCTATTTCAGTTAGCTTATCACCACTGGGCTGCTATGTGATGGTGGGGCTGGCCTCTCGCAGGATCCTGCTACATCCCACCACTGACCACATGGTGGCGCAAGTCTTCCGCTTGCAGCAGCCGCACGGAGGAGAGACCTCCATCAGG GTCTTCAACGTGGTCTACCCCATGGCGCCGGACCAGCGGCGTCACGTCAGCATCAACTCGGCTCGCTGGCTTCCCGATCCCGGGCTGGGTCTGGCGTACGGAACCAACAAGGGGGACCTGGTCATCTGCCGGCCCGT GTTCTACCGCAGCGACGGCGAAAGTGCCACCGAGTCCGGCGCCGAACCTTTGTTTTCCGTCAACAACGGCAGTGGCGGCCGGACGCGAGGTTCCGACCGACCCGG GCCCAGTCGTTCGGGATGGAGGCTGGATCGAGACATGGGCCTGATGAACGCCATTGGTCTTCAGCCCAGaaaccccgccccctccgTGACATCCCAAGGAACGCAGACGCCCGTGGTCCAGCTTCAAAACGCCGAGACCCAAACGGAGCTTTCCGAGCCCGGCGCCGCTCGCCTCCGAGCCG CGCCGCCCGCCGGCCTAGCGGCCGACGGCCTCGAGTCCCAGACCGCGGGAGCTTCGGACGGGAGTCATGGCGGCCGTGCCTTGGGGGAGGTCCCGGCCAACGCAG GCGAGGTCCCGGAAGGTGGAGGTTCCAGCGAAGATGCGCTGGCTCGGATCCACCGCCTGATCGCTGAGCGCGGGATGACGGCCGTGGTGCAGCGCGAACAGAGCACCACCATGGCGTCCATGGGTGGATTCGGCAACAACATCATCGTCAGCCATCGGATCCATCGTGGCTCGCAGACTGGCGCCAGGACAGGCAGGACCGCTGTCGGGCCCGCCGCCGTTGCCGCCTCCTCTGGGGCGTCTCTCGTCGGCCGGGCCGCCGACCCGCCCGAGCGCCTCGCTCCCCCGTGGGGCCCTCGCTCCGCCGAAGGCGCCGACGATGTTTTTGACGGCGGCAGCGCGGAAGAGGACTCGCTGCCgggcccctcctcctcctcccccccctcccgtcaCAGCAGTTTCCAGGGTGACCCATACAGTAGGTAG